A stretch of Amblyraja radiata isolate CabotCenter1 chromosome 34, sAmbRad1.1.pri, whole genome shotgun sequence DNA encodes these proteins:
- the ciao2a gene encoding cytosolic iron-sulfur assembly component 2A — MEIVSGLASFALAKFLFLSRLSIKEDAEKIRKMEEKSLEVYDIIRTIRDPEKPNTLEELDVVTEECVEVKLLADDEYLIIIRFTPTVPHCSLATLIGLCLRVKLQRCLPFKHKLEIYISEGSHSTEEDINKQINDKERVAAAMENPNLREIVEQCVLEPDD; from the exons ATGGAAATAGTCTCTGGGCTTGCGTCCTTTGCCCTGGCAAAGTTCCTCTTTCTTTCGCGGCTATCAATTAAAGAAGATGCGGAGAAAATCAGAAAAATGGAAGAGAAATCGCTAGAAGTCTATG ACATTATTCGTACGATTCGTGATCCAGAAAAGCCGAACACCCTGGAAGAACTGGACGTGGTTACTGAAGAATGTGTAGAAGTGAAGTTGCTAGCTGATGATGAATATCTCATCATTATTCGATTCACACCAACAGTTCCTCACTGCTCTCTAGCTACTCTGATCG GTCTCTGTCTACGAGTCAAGTTGCAACGATGTTTACCTTTCAAACACAAG TTGGAAATCTACATCTCTGAAGGGTCACACTCCACGGAGGAAGATA ttaacaAGCAGATTAACGACAAGGAGCGAGTGGCAGCTGCAATGGAGAACCCAAATTTGCGGGAGATAGTGGAGCAGTGTGTTCTGGAGCCCGATGATTAA